Proteins from a genomic interval of Phycisphaerae bacterium:
- a CDS encoding AarF/ABC1/UbiB kinase family protein — MSGQSDPQNRLDDWLGPGTIETLVPDCYAAYRLLIADALQYFLSRFSRKRWGEIVGEQTEETSGLSAAVRFVQLLHACPTLHKLGQVVARHRALDADFRTHLQRLESFEPKTPLSAVQPIINDEMAEAIECYDIQFEPRALAEASVAVVMACTWSPGGGHPRRRAALKVLKPGVAARLEEELAIIADLADYLDDRRAACDLPDFAYRDTFDTVRDVLASEVRFEIEQNNLRLAATRYAHREDVIIPEVLPFSMPGVTAMEYIDGVKATQVGSLTAGQRRSLARTIIDALVGDAVFSSEPETIFHADPHAGNLLAVSGGGLGILDWSLTGRLTKVQQEIIARIIFAAMRLDAAEVCRAATSLAASPVDDSMVRGTVDGAIDEIVRGKVPGPSWLARLLDALAIAGTRFPMDLMLFRKTILIVEGVVADVDPHLSLDAALITRAVWEFGAEWPMRMLASPTSRSSTTHISNIDFARLGAAWPASAMNYWLRSWSAWMSR, encoded by the coding sequence ATGTCCGGTCAATCCGATCCCCAAAACCGACTCGATGACTGGCTCGGTCCCGGGACCATCGAAACGCTTGTGCCGGACTGCTACGCGGCATATCGACTGTTGATTGCCGACGCGCTTCAGTACTTCCTGTCCAGGTTTTCCCGCAAACGCTGGGGCGAAATCGTCGGCGAACAAACTGAAGAAACCTCGGGTTTGTCCGCTGCGGTTCGTTTCGTTCAACTCCTTCATGCCTGCCCGACATTGCACAAGCTGGGTCAGGTTGTTGCCCGACACCGCGCGCTCGATGCCGACTTTCGCACGCACCTTCAGCGCCTCGAGTCGTTCGAGCCAAAGACACCATTGAGTGCCGTGCAGCCCATCATTAACGACGAGATGGCGGAGGCGATCGAATGCTATGACATTCAATTCGAACCTCGGGCGCTCGCCGAGGCGAGCGTGGCCGTCGTCATGGCCTGTACCTGGTCACCCGGCGGCGGTCACCCGCGGCGGCGCGCCGCCTTGAAAGTGCTCAAGCCCGGAGTGGCGGCGCGATTGGAGGAGGAATTGGCGATCATCGCCGACCTCGCCGATTATCTCGACGATCGACGCGCCGCCTGCGATTTGCCGGACTTTGCCTATCGCGACACGTTCGACACGGTTCGGGATGTATTGGCGAGCGAGGTCCGGTTCGAGATCGAGCAGAATAATCTCCGCCTGGCCGCGACGCGCTACGCCCACCGCGAAGATGTCATCATCCCCGAGGTATTGCCGTTCAGCATGCCGGGCGTCACCGCGATGGAATACATCGACGGCGTCAAGGCCACGCAGGTTGGATCGCTCACCGCCGGGCAGCGGCGATCACTGGCGCGCACCATCATTGACGCCCTGGTGGGCGACGCGGTCTTTTCAAGCGAGCCCGAGACGATTTTTCATGCCGATCCGCACGCCGGAAACCTCTTGGCTGTTTCCGGCGGAGGGCTGGGGATCCTCGACTGGAGCTTGACCGGCCGGCTGACGAAGGTGCAGCAGGAAATTATCGCTCGGATCATTTTCGCGGCGATGCGCCTGGATGCGGCGGAAGTGTGCCGGGCCGCTACCTCGTTGGCGGCGTCGCCGGTCGATGACTCGATGGTCCGCGGTACGGTGGACGGCGCGATCGATGAAATCGTTCGCGGGAAAGTGCCCGGCCCGTCGTGGCTGGCGCGCCTTCTGGACGCCCTGGCAATCGCCGGCACGCGGTTTCCAATGGATCTGATGCTCTTTCGCAAAACGATACTGATCGTGGAGGGCGTGGTCGCCGACGTGGACCCCCATCTATCTCTGGATGCGGCGTTGATCACAAGGGCGGTCTGGGAATTCGGCGCGGAATGGCCGATGCGAATGCTCGCGTCGCCGACGTCGCGCTCGTCGACAACACATATTTCCAATATCGACTTCGCCCGCCTAGGCGCCGCCTGGCCAGCTTCGGCGATGAACTATTGGCTGCGATCGTGGTCCGCGTGGATGAGCCGGTGA
- a CDS encoding BadF/BadG/BcrA/BcrD ATPase family protein — translation MNKSIKLEADHGHSGGSCGTKTEGKSSGGGCSSGGCCSTKSEPKDAALGFVQLNVGMVKAEKTKPVIEDLPFTPTTKYPQGLLIGLDVGSTTVKFVVVDPITDEILHKDYQRHDTKQPEKCIEMLRTIEEKFADVPRNAFRVFMTGSGGSSIGKRIGAKFVQEVNAVSLSVEKLYPDVQSVVELGGQDAKIIVFKADETTGKKKKIPSMNDKCAGGTGAVIDKINAKLRIPTDELCNMGYVGLKLHPVAGKCGVFAETDINGLQKQGVPPDELMASLFESIIQQNLSVLTRGHTLRPQVLLLGGPNCYIKGMRDCWRHNIPAIWRERNVPFDESKPIEELIVVPDNAQYFAALGAVEYAKIEVQDNPNFGVYRGMGELEWYITVGRVEEKKAAGGKGLWKDDAELAAFKEKYKKESWTPKFYAPGTTVQAFVGLDGGSTSTKGVLLDMEKNVVGKAYQLSKGNPIEDTMEIFALLQKQIEDQGCKLEVLGVGTTGYAKDILKDVLQADVALVETVAHTQAGMHFYPHTDVIVDVGGQDIKLIILKNGQVKDFKLNTQCSAGNGYFLQGTAQTFGFKVEDFADIAFSAEAMPSFGYGCAVFMQSDIVDFQRQGWAPNEIMAGLCDVLPKNIWLYVSQIPNLAKLGKTFVLQGGTQHNLAAVKSQVDFISSRFRGMAEQPNIIVHKFCGEAGAIGCAVEAHRLYNENDVRTSFIGLERVQKIKFRTTRAESTRCYFCKNKCLRTFIDVKTGEETQAAAPAGGSGVLVSLTTQIIKMGPEAGHPTRIKHGSAADAAAEAGPTTAKPKSKSKVPLEEGEQRLIIATCEKGTVEDVSDMREIKAGLDAVKKANPNFAEIAARESFAPVEIDNVSDPLPKVTLANILKKKEIERRIALMKNRENVRIGMPRVLNMYSMGPWFMAYFQALGIRAANLIWSDYTSEELYKEGAKRGAIDPCFPSKIGIPHVHNLLYHKHKEKPLDYIFFPMIDCMPTFMENIQSSRACPTVTATPEAVKAAFTKESDLFKEMGTVYLDTFVNFSEPGLLARQMFKEFGDKLGLSEEENARACRMAWDYYDTFNADLRNQARELLERLEKNDEIGVVLLTRPYHHDPGVCHEIPDEFQKLGIPVFTMDTLPRDPEILERLFGEEVRRGAFASAVSIEDAWKNAYSENTNRKIWAAKYAARHPNLVALELSSFKCGHDAPIYTVVEEIIENSGTPYFCFKDIDENKPTGSIKIRIETIAYFLRRHREKLVRRKHKMAEIETRLAEMERELRSSRMPTPHRDFVGDMIEQGAVVGV, via the coding sequence ATGAACAAATCCATCAAACTTGAAGCAGACCACGGACACTCTGGCGGGTCGTGCGGAACGAAAACGGAGGGCAAGTCCTCCGGCGGCGGCTGTTCCTCCGGCGGATGCTGCTCGACAAAGAGCGAGCCCAAAGATGCCGCGCTCGGCTTCGTACAGCTCAACGTCGGAATGGTCAAAGCAGAGAAGACCAAGCCGGTCATCGAAGATCTGCCGTTTACCCCGACGACCAAATACCCCCAAGGCCTGCTCATCGGCCTCGACGTCGGCAGCACGACCGTCAAGTTCGTCGTCGTCGATCCGATCACCGACGAAATCCTGCACAAGGACTACCAGCGGCACGACACCAAGCAGCCGGAAAAGTGCATCGAGATGCTGCGGACCATTGAGGAGAAGTTCGCCGATGTCCCGCGCAACGCCTTCCGCGTCTTCATGACCGGCAGCGGCGGGTCGTCCATTGGCAAGCGGATCGGCGCGAAGTTCGTGCAGGAAGTCAACGCCGTCAGCCTCTCCGTCGAAAAGCTCTACCCGGACGTGCAAAGCGTCGTCGAACTCGGCGGCCAGGACGCCAAGATCATCGTCTTTAAGGCCGACGAGACGACCGGCAAGAAAAAGAAGATTCCCTCGATGAACGACAAATGCGCCGGCGGCACCGGCGCGGTCATCGACAAGATCAACGCCAAGCTCCGGATTCCGACTGACGAACTGTGCAACATGGGCTACGTCGGCCTCAAGCTGCACCCCGTCGCGGGCAAATGCGGCGTCTTCGCCGAGACGGACATCAACGGCCTGCAAAAGCAGGGCGTCCCGCCGGACGAACTGATGGCCTCGCTCTTCGAGAGCATTATCCAGCAGAATCTCTCGGTGCTCACGCGCGGTCACACGCTCCGGCCGCAGGTGCTCCTCCTGGGCGGGCCGAACTGTTACATCAAAGGCATGCGCGACTGCTGGCGACACAACATTCCGGCGATCTGGCGGGAGCGAAACGTCCCCTTCGATGAATCCAAGCCGATTGAGGAATTGATTGTCGTGCCGGACAACGCGCAGTACTTCGCGGCGCTGGGCGCCGTCGAGTACGCCAAGATCGAGGTGCAGGACAACCCCAACTTCGGCGTCTATCGCGGGATGGGCGAACTCGAGTGGTACATCACTGTCGGCCGCGTCGAGGAAAAGAAGGCCGCCGGCGGCAAGGGTCTTTGGAAAGACGATGCCGAACTCGCTGCCTTTAAGGAGAAGTACAAAAAAGAATCGTGGACGCCGAAGTTCTATGCGCCCGGCACGACGGTGCAGGCCTTCGTCGGCCTCGACGGCGGCAGCACGAGCACCAAAGGTGTCCTGCTCGATATGGAGAAAAACGTCGTCGGGAAGGCGTATCAGCTTTCCAAGGGCAATCCCATCGAAGACACGATGGAGATCTTCGCCCTGCTGCAAAAGCAGATTGAAGACCAGGGCTGCAAGCTGGAGGTGCTCGGTGTCGGCACGACCGGCTACGCCAAGGACATTCTCAAGGATGTGCTCCAGGCTGACGTTGCCTTGGTCGAGACCGTCGCACACACGCAGGCGGGCATGCACTTTTACCCCCATACGGACGTGATCGTCGACGTCGGCGGTCAGGACATCAAGCTCATCATCCTGAAGAACGGGCAGGTCAAGGACTTCAAGCTCAACACGCAATGCTCGGCCGGCAACGGCTACTTCCTGCAGGGCACGGCTCAGACGTTCGGCTTTAAGGTCGAGGATTTCGCCGACATCGCCTTCAGCGCCGAGGCCATGCCCAGCTTCGGCTATGGCTGCGCTGTCTTCATGCAGTCCGACATTGTCGATTTCCAGCGCCAAGGCTGGGCGCCGAACGAGATCATGGCCGGTCTGTGCGACGTTCTGCCCAAAAACATCTGGCTCTACGTCTCCCAGATCCCCAACCTCGCCAAGCTCGGCAAGACCTTCGTGCTCCAGGGCGGAACGCAGCACAACCTCGCGGCCGTCAAGAGCCAGGTGGATTTCATCTCCAGCCGGTTCCGCGGAATGGCCGAGCAGCCGAACATCATCGTCCACAAGTTCTGCGGCGAAGCGGGGGCGATTGGCTGCGCGGTCGAGGCCCACCGTCTCTACAACGAAAACGACGTGCGCACGAGCTTCATCGGCCTGGAGCGCGTGCAGAAGATCAAATTCCGCACAACGCGCGCCGAATCGACGCGCTGCTATTTCTGCAAGAACAAGTGCCTGCGGACTTTCATCGACGTGAAGACGGGCGAAGAAACCCAAGCCGCCGCGCCGGCCGGCGGCAGCGGCGTCCTCGTCAGCCTCACCACTCAGATCATCAAGATGGGCCCGGAGGCGGGTCATCCGACGCGCATCAAGCACGGTTCAGCCGCAGATGCCGCCGCGGAAGCCGGGCCGACGACGGCTAAGCCAAAATCCAAATCCAAGGTCCCGCTCGAAGAGGGCGAACAGCGGCTCATCATCGCTACCTGCGAGAAGGGCACTGTCGAGGATGTCAGCGACATGCGCGAGATCAAGGCCGGTCTCGACGCCGTGAAGAAGGCCAATCCCAACTTCGCCGAGATCGCCGCCCGCGAGTCCTTCGCGCCGGTCGAAATCGACAACGTCTCCGATCCGCTGCCGAAGGTGACGCTCGCCAATATTCTCAAGAAGAAAGAAATCGAGCGGCGGATCGCGCTCATGAAGAATCGCGAGAACGTTCGCATCGGCATGCCCCGCGTGCTCAATATGTATTCGATGGGGCCGTGGTTCATGGCCTATTTCCAGGCCCTCGGCATCCGCGCTGCGAATCTCATCTGGAGCGATTACACCAGCGAGGAGCTGTACAAAGAGGGCGCCAAACGCGGGGCGATCGATCCCTGCTTCCCGAGCAAGATCGGCATTCCCCACGTCCACAACCTGCTTTATCACAAGCACAAGGAAAAACCCCTCGACTACATCTTCTTCCCCATGATCGACTGCATGCCGACGTTCATGGAAAACATCCAGAGCAGCCGCGCGTGCCCGACCGTTACCGCGACGCCGGAGGCCGTGAAGGCCGCGTTCACCAAGGAATCGGACCTGTTCAAGGAGATGGGCACGGTCTATCTGGACACCTTTGTGAACTTCAGCGAGCCGGGGCTGCTCGCGCGGCAGATGTTCAAGGAGTTCGGCGACAAGCTCGGTCTCTCCGAAGAAGAAAACGCCCGGGCCTGCCGCATGGCGTGGGACTACTACGACACATTCAACGCCGACCTGCGCAATCAGGCCCGTGAGCTATTGGAGCGCCTGGAGAAGAACGACGAGATCGGCGTCGTCCTGCTCACGCGGCCGTATCACCATGACCCCGGCGTCTGCCACGAAATCCCCGACGAATTCCAGAAGCTCGGCATTCCGGTCTTCACAATGGACACGCTGCCGCGCGACCCGGAGATCCTGGAACGGCTCTTCGGCGAGGAAGTCCGCCGGGGTGCGTTCGCCAGCGCCGTATCCATCGAGGATGCCTGGAAGAACGCCTACAGCGAAAACACCAACCGCAAGATTTGGGCCGCCAAGTACGCGGCACGGCACCCCAACCTCGTCGCCCTGGAGCTGTCCAGCTTCAAGTGCGGCCACGACGCCCCGATCTATACGGTCGTCGAGGAGATCATCGAGAACAGCGGCACGCCCTACTTCTGCTTCAAGGACATCGACGAGAACAAGCCGACCGGCTCGATCAAGATTCGCATCGAGACGATCGCGTACTTCCTACGGCGCCACCGCGAGAAGCTTGTCCGCCGCAAACACAAGATGGCGGAGATCGAGACGCGCCTGGCGGAGATGGAGAGGGAGCTTCGCTCGAGCCGAATGCCCACGCCGCATCGCGATTTTGTCGGCGATATGATTGAGCAGGGCGCCGTCGTGGGCGTTTGA
- a CDS encoding NAD(P)H-binding protein: MKSQEIHVVTGAFGYSGRRIAQRLLDQGLAVCSLTNSVRSNDPFDGGVRTFPYDFDRPEKLVQSLQGASVLYNTYWIRFNHRSFTRAQAVKNSLTLFRAARDAGVRRIVHVSIANPSENSPFEYYRGKARLERAVRDSGLSYAILRPAVLFGGEDILINNIAWILRRFPVFGVFGDGSYGIRPIHVDDFADLAVRCGMEDDNVVVDAVGPERFTYRQLVKEIARIIAVRRWMVSVQPTVGYLIGRAIGAAVRDVVLTRDEIDALMSGLLDSDSPATGETRLTDWAMRHADSLGRSYHSELARRAIQERENTSYAAQAAGH, translated from the coding sequence ATGAAATCTCAAGAGATCCACGTCGTCACAGGGGCATTCGGATACTCTGGTCGTCGTATTGCCCAACGATTGCTTGACCAGGGATTGGCCGTTTGTTCCCTTACGAATTCGGTTCGAAGCAACGATCCTTTCGATGGGGGCGTCCGCACGTTTCCTTACGATTTCGATCGGCCTGAGAAGCTGGTGCAATCGCTGCAAGGCGCGTCCGTTCTCTACAACACCTATTGGATCCGCTTCAACCACAGGAGCTTCACACGAGCGCAGGCGGTTAAAAACAGCTTGACTTTGTTTCGCGCCGCGCGCGATGCGGGTGTGCGCCGAATCGTGCACGTTAGCATTGCCAACCCCTCTGAGAACTCTCCGTTCGAATACTATCGAGGAAAAGCACGCCTGGAACGGGCGGTGCGAGATTCGGGGTTGTCCTATGCGATACTTCGGCCGGCCGTTTTGTTCGGCGGCGAGGACATCCTCATCAACAACATCGCCTGGATATTGCGGCGTTTTCCCGTCTTTGGAGTTTTTGGCGATGGCTCGTACGGAATCCGACCTATTCACGTTGATGATTTTGCCGATCTGGCGGTTCGATGCGGAATGGAGGACGACAATGTCGTCGTGGACGCGGTCGGACCGGAGCGATTCACCTATCGCCAACTCGTGAAGGAGATTGCAAGGATTATCGCCGTTCGACGATGGATGGTCTCCGTGCAGCCGACCGTTGGATACTTGATTGGCCGGGCCATTGGTGCGGCAGTGCGGGACGTTGTCTTGACTCGCGATGAAATCGACGCCTTGATGAGCGGTCTTCTCGACTCGGATTCGCCCGCAACTGGCGAAACTCGCTTGACCGATTGGGCCATGCGCCACGCTGATTCTCTTGGCCGTTCGTACCATAGTGAACTCGCCCGTCGTGCGATTCAGGAACGCGAAAATACGAGCTACGCCGCACAGGCCGCCGGGCACTGA